GTGGCCGAGCTCCTCGGCAGCCAGCTCAGCCTGCGCACGTGGTCGTGCGAGGCAGCTGCGACGGCCCGCTAGGCTCGGGCTGAGCGGGTCAGCCCCCGAGCGGCGTCGGGTCCACGTCGTCCAGCACCCCGTCGTCGTCGAAGTCCTGAACGGGCGGGGCAGGGTGCTCGAGCAGCAGCGGATCATCGTCCAGGGCCTGCCGCAGCAGGTCTTCCAGGAACACGCGCACCTCCGGGACGGGGTTGGTGATGGCGATGGGCTCGGGCAGACGGACGAAGGTGGTCCATACGTGCCCGCGGGCTCCAACGATGCGGGTTACGTTGGTCTTGCTCAGACCTCACCGTGGGTCGCCGGGGCGAACGCGAGCAACAGCCGGTGCGCCCGCGCACGTTGGCCGAAAAGCAGGCCCTGCCACCAGCGGCAGGTCCATGATGGGCGCGTAGCGTGGGCCCAGCTGCCCGAGTCCGAACGACACGGCCAGCCCCTCGGTCCCGGCGTTGGCGAGCACCTCGTCCCCCACGGACTCGAGGATGACCACGTCGCGCGGCGTGCCCTCGAGCGCTCCGAGACCAGCGCGGTCGAAGGCGAGCGGTGCGAAGTTGATCGGGTCGCCGCCGTCCAGCATGGCGTTCCCCAGCGCCACCACCGGGTGGAACCGGTCGAACGTCCCGCGCGCGCGGTAGATGGTGGTCAGCGCGAACGACAGGAACCCGGCGAGCGTTGGCCCGTGAGCGCCCGCCAAGTCGAGGATGCCGCCTCCCGGCCCGCACAGCACGATGGCGCGCAGGTGGGGTTCCACGCCGGCCAGCACCCCGCCGATGACGCCGCCGAAGGACTCGCCGAAGTAGACGATGCGGTCCGGGTCGAGCGCGGGCGCGGGCCCCATGCCGCCCCCCAGCAGCGGGGTCAGGTCCAGCGCGGGGTCGCGGATCATGCGCACCACCTCGCCCCAGTCGATCACCGTCTGCGCGATCTCGTCGCATCGCCAGGATGTTGGTGAAGGTGTGGAAGAGCCGGAAGGTGGTCTGCAGGCCCTCCACGTCGCCGAAGCCGTCGGCCCCGGCCACCGTGCCCGAGAAGCCGCTCACCACCTCGGCGAGGTCGCGCTCCTCATCCACCGGGTCGTAGCGGCTGCCGTGGCTCGACGCGTCGATGGCGATGGTGGCGTAGCCCGCGCGGGCGGCCGTCTCCATCATCATGGTCATCTGCATGCGTGACGCGCCGAGGCCGTGGCCGTAGAGCATCACGGGGTATCCGCTGGCTGGCGCAGGCGCGGACGGCAGCGCGATGGTGACGGGGATGGTGTGCGCCGTAGCTTGCACCACGGGCTCTCCGGCGTCGTCCAGCTCGAAGGTGCCGCTCTCGGGGCCATTCGCTGCTGGCCCGGGCAGGTCTGCGCGCCGGAAGAGCGTGGTGGTCAGCGTTCCCGTCGCCATCACGGCGATGCTCGCGTGCGCCATGCCCGTGGGGTTGTCCCAGCCCGCGACCTCGTCCACGCCACCAGCATCCAGCGTGGGCGTCCCCAGCACGTCGTCGAGCGCGGCGGCTCCCACGAACACCACGGAAGGGTCGTCGAACGTGAGGCTGGGGGCAGGCAACGCCTCCAGCTGCGTGCGCGCGCTCAGCAACGCGTCGCGGTGGTGAGCCACGCGGAACGCCATGACGGCCAGCAGCTCGCGGCGCGGAAGCCCCGCACTCACCACGGCGTCGGCCGCCTCACGCGTGGTGCGGAAGCGATCGGGGACGCCTGTGAGCCGCACGTCCAGCAGCCGCTCGAAGCCAGCCGCTCGTCGGAAGGGGCCATCCAGCGCGCGGAGCGCATCGGTCACCACCACAGCAAAGCGACCTCCAGGCGGGAGCGGGTGGCCCGGCCGCGGCGACCCGACCACGCGCAGGCGGCTCTCGTCCCAGCGCCAGTCGAAAGGCCACGCCGCACCGCTGTCGTCCACCACGTACACGGCGGTGCCAGTCGCGCTCGTCTCGGCGGGCAGCGACGCGGGGTCGATGGGCGCCGACACGAAGACCTCCACGGCCGGGCGGGTGGAGAAGCCGTCGAGCGTGGCCAGCAGCGGACGCACGCCGGCAGCGCCCGTGGGAGTCACCGCCTCGATGCCCGGCAGCGCGCCGATGTGACCGCTCGCATCGAGCCACGGATCACCGGGGAACGGCAGCTCGCCGTAGGTCGGCTCGTCCTCGCTCGGCAGCGCGAACAGCACGGTTGGCTGCGATGAGGACCCGTCGTCTGCGCAGCTCGCGACGAGGAGGAAGGTGCCGAGGACGAAGCTGAGCCAGAGCGCGCGCATGCCCGAGAGTACGCGCGCCGGCACCTCGCCCACAACTGCGCGCGGTGTCGCCTTCTTCCGAGGTAGGCGCGCCGCGAGGGCTTCTACGGACTCTCGCTGCCCTGCGGCGTGCCTCTCGAGGAGCCACCCTTCGGTTCTTCGCGCTGTCCCGCCGAGCTCGGGCGCAGCGCGCGGGCCAGCGTGGCCAATGGGTTCCAGCCTAGCGTCTCACTCAGGCTGGTCGCCTCTGGAATGCGCTCGCGCAGCGCTTGGCCGAGCGGGCGGAAGAGCGTGAGCAGCTCGGTCCCGCCCAGCAGCTCGCTGGTGGCGCGCGTGAACGAGCGCAGCGCGTCGGCGCCCAGCGCGACCGCCACGTAGGTGGGGGTGGGGTGCACCAGGATCTCCCGCGCTGCCACGGCGGTCACCCAGGCCCCCGGGTCCGGCACCCGCAGCAGACGCTCGAGCGTTCGACGTTGCCCGTAGACACCCAGGTGCAGCGGGGCGAGGTGCGTGCCGATGCCGTGCGCGAGCGCGCGGTGGTCGCGGTGGTAGTCGCCGCTGAGCGGACCCGCCCACGCCAGCAACCGCTCGGGGCCCACCACTTGGTCGATGCCGTCGCGCCGCCGGCTGAGCGCCACACCCGTTGCCACCTCGTTGTCGTCGTAGAGCACCAGCGCGAACGAGTGCCCCACCGGGAGCAGCAGATCGAACGCGCGGCGCACCGTGCTGCTGGTGGGCAGCGGGGCTCCGGGCAGCGGGGGCCACGTGGACAGCCAGCCAGCGGCCTCCACCTCGCGTACGGCGCGCAGCAGCGCCAGGAACTGCATCAGGTCGTGGTTCCACGCGTGGCTCGCGCCGGGGTCTGCGTGCAGCGCGTGGGCTTCGCGCGACGCGGCCAGCCAGCCCAGCGCCAGCCGCTCGGCAATCTCTTCGAAGGCCCCTTCCACGGTGAGGATGGCGCGGGCCACACCGTGCTCTCGGCACAGCCCACGCAGGTCCACGCCGGCGGACAACGGGGACTCGAGCGTGACGGGCCCTCGGCCAAGCACCACTGCGTTCAGCACGCGCCGCGCTTCGTCCACGGCGATGAGCAGCGTGCCCTGCCGCCCGCGCGTGTCGGGCCGCAGCAGGTCGAGGAGCGAGGCCCACTGAGCGGCGTCGAAGCCCTCGAAGCGGATGTCGTCGCGGAAGATCATGGCGTGGCCCCGTTGGCGGGATCCGCGGGAACGAGCAGCATGCGCACCGATTGGCGCGCCACCAGCAGCGAGTCGCCCAGCGGCCCCCGTTGACTCGGGGGCAGCAAGAGGTCCCGCGCGGAGGCCCGAATCTCGGCCGGGAGCGTGGCGCGCCGTGGCTCGCTGCCGGGGTTCACGATGAACAGCACGCGGTGCCCGCGCGGGTGCACGTGCGCGGTGACGCACAGCCCCTCGCCGAGATCCGGCTCGCGCGCGAGCTGCAGCTCGGTGGCGTGCGTGGCCAGCGTCTCGTCGGGGTCACGCAGCAGCTCGAGGCGCGCCTGCGCCAGCTCGTCGAACGCGTGCTCCCGACCGTGCTCGTCGCGCCGGGGACGCCGTGGCCCACACACCACCCGCGCGCCGCCCACCGCACACGCCGCGAGCCGCACCGCGAGCGGCCGGTCGAAGAAGTCGTACGTGGGCGCGATCACCAGGCCGAGCGACTCCCACGCGGCGTCGGGAGCGTCGCCGTCCACGTACACGAACGGCACGCGCAGCCGCGTGAGCGCCGCGGCCACGGCCTCACAGCGCTCCCACCAGGCCACCTGCACCACGTCGGCGTGACCCAGCGCGTCTTGCCGACACCCGTGCACCGGGCTGCCCGAGACCACCTCCATGATGGAAGGCGAGAAGGGCCCATAGACGTGCGTGGCGCGCGACAGCCGCAGGTAGCTGCGCGGCCACACGATGCCCACACGTGCGGGCCGCTGCATGGCCTCGAACTCCACCTCGTCGAGCGCACGCAGGAGGCGCTCCCACTCGTCCGCGCCAGGCCGGCGTTGCCCGCGCTCGTCCAGCGGCGCGCCGTACCAGCGGTCGCGGTCCACCGCCATGTACGCGTTGAACGAGCGCAGCCCATGCGCACAGGCCACCAGCGCACAGAACAGCGACTCGTCTGCGCGCATGGGTGGGAACCAGGGCGGACCGCCCGCGCCCAGCTCCGGCGCGTAGGCTCCCGGCGTGGTCCCCGCCAGATACAGCGTGCGCCTCCGGATGGTCTCGAACTCCTCGGCGCGGTGGTAGTAATCGAGCCCCACCACATCCAGCTCTTGCGCCAACGCGGGCAGGCTCATGGGCAGGCCCGCCTCACCCAGCGAGATGTTGTGGAAGGTCTTCACGCGGCCGAGGTCGGGCGTGCACAGACGGTCCCGCATGGTCACCAGGCTGCGCGTGAGCAAATGCTCCTGGAAGGCCGCCCAGTCCAGGTGCAGGCCCAGCGCTTCACTCGGCTCGAAGCGCTCGGGCGGGTGGATGTCCATGATGCCGCCGTAGGCGCGACCGTGTGCCTGTGCGGCGGCCGGAAGCGTGCCGTGGCGGGCCTGCACGAAGGCGCGGAACCCCGCGCGCGCGTCCGGATGGAAGTCTTGGCCATAGGGCCCGTTGCGGAAGTAGTAGCCCGCCTCGTTGTCGATCTGCACCCACTCCACCGGGCCGTGCGGGCGGATCCGTGGTGCCAGCTGAGCGGTGACCGCGTCGAACCAGCGCCCCACTTCGGCGAGATAGGCCTCGCTGGCGTACGAGGGCACCGGGAACATGCGCGGCGGGAAGTACAGCATGACCGGGTTGCCGCGCGGCGAGCGCGCCTGGCACTGCGGGTCCAGCAGCACCCGCTCCGGAATGCCGAAGTGCGTGAGCTCGGCGTTGATGTGCGGGCCGGGCCGCACGATGGCGCGCAGTCCCAGCGTGTGCGCGAGGTCCAGGAAGGCCCCCACGTCCTTGCGGCGGTCCAGCTCGCCGAAGTCGTACCGCCCGGCCTCGACCTCGTGCACCGACCACGGGACGTACGTCTCCACCGCCGCGAATCCAAGGTTCACCAGACCCCGCAGGGCGGGCTCCCAGTCCCGACGAGGGAGCCGCCAGTAGTGGACGGCGCCGGAGCGGGGCGGCAATTGCGGGGCACGCGTGGGCGGCATCTGGCGGTGAGGGTAGGTCCGTGGAGAGCCCGGCACAACGCGCCAATCGTGCTTGCCTGGTGCGTGGGGGAGGCCTGGGACCCCCCCGCAAATTCTTTAAAGGGTGCTGGAAACGAAACTCGACCGCTGCTAGCGTCTTCGCTGCGGGCCCGAATTGAGCGCGGGTCCGTAGCACACCCAAGTGCGCATGTCATTCGTGAGAGTGGTGGGTTCGCCCACGGAATGTGAGATACGTGAGATGAGTAGCAAGTTGTTCTGCGGCGGCCTCGCATGGGGCACCACGGATGAGACCCTGCGGTCTGCATTCGAGCCCTTTGGTGAAGTGACGGACGCTAAGGTTGTGCAGGACCGAGAGACCGGTCGCTCACGCGGCTTTGGATTCGTGACCTTCGCGACCCCCGAGCTGGCCAGCAGCGCCCGCGATCAGATGGACGGTGCGTCGCTCGACGGTCGCAAGATCCGCGTGGACATCGCCCAGGAGCGTCAGGGTGGTGGTGGCGGCGGCGGTGGCGGTGCTGGCGGCCCCCGTCGTAGCGGTGGTGGTGGCGGCGGCGGCTACGGTGGTGGTGGTGGCGGCGGCGGCGGTGGTGGCGGCGGCGGCGGTGGCGGCGGCTACGGTGGTGGCGGCGGTCGCGAGGGCGGCGGCGGTGGTGGCGGCTATCGCGACGACCGGGCGGGCCGTGGTGGCGGTCGCGGTGGTCGTCCGGGCGGCGGCGGCGGCGGCGGTGGCCGTGGTGGTCGCGATGGCGGCGGCGGCCGCGGCGGCGACTGGTAGTCCCACGCGTCAGCCCACCGCTGACGAGCGGAGGAGGCGTCCGGGATTCCCGGGCGCCTCCTCGCGTTTCGGGTGGTGTGGGCGGCGGACCACGCGACCGCCCGGCGGCTCCTTGGCGGTCCGCCCCACGCATGTCCTGCATTGGGGACCTGACATGGGAGGGGCGGTCTGTTATTGCTCCGCGATGAGCGCGAGAGAGGGACGGTTGATGGCGCAGCGCGGGATGGTGCTGTGGATAGTGTCGGCAGTCGCCGGCTGCAGCGGCAGCGGGGAGGTCAACACAGCGCCCGACGCGGACGCAGGCGTCATGACCACCTCCGACCTTGGCCGAGGCGTGGACTCGGGCCCCCCCGCTCCCCCGCCCTATCAGCCCACGCCGCTCGTCTGCCAAGGTACGACGAGCGCGTGTTCGACGTACGACGACAACCGCACAGCGTGCAACGGTGTGCTCGGGTGCAACTACGGACGCTGCGAGTTTCGGGAGCTGGCGTGCATCGGGTTCGAGTCGTACCAGTGCGAGAGCGGATGCTCGTGGGATTCCTACCGAGAGCGCTGCACTCAAATCAGCGGCGGATGCAGTCGGACCAGCCCATCCAGTTGCCAGGCGCTCGAAGCGTGCCGCTGGTCGTCCACCAACACGAGCATCTTCGACTACAACTCCTGCCTCGGGACGGCGACTCCATGTTCGGCGCTGACCGTCGCGACGTGCGAAACCCAGACGGGTTGCGAGGTCGGCTGCCCCGACTCTCGTCTGCAATGCGGGAGCACCTGCGTGGATCTGACGCGCGACGACAACCACTGTGGCGGTTGCGACAACGCTTGCGGCGCCGGCGCGTCGTGCGTTGACGGCGGCTGCGAGTGCGACACGCCGGGCCACATGCGTGACCCGTGTGGCGTGTGCGACGCGGTCCCCACCAACGACTGTGTCCTCGATTGTGCGGGAACCCCGGGCGGAGACGCCACGCGTGACGCCTGCGGGACGTGCGACGCGAACCCGAGCAACGACTGCGATTGCGCCGGAACCCCCGGAGGTCTCGCGACAGTCGACATGTGTGGAACCTGCGACGCTGCTCCAGGCAACGACTGCGTAGAAGACTGCGCCGGCGCGTGGGGAGGCGCGGCCACCGTGGACCTGTGCGAGGTGTGCGACGACAACCCCGCGAACGACTGCGACTGCTTCCTGGTGCCTGGTGGTGCCGCCGATATGGATGAGTGCGGGGTGTGCGACGCCGACCCGTCCAACGACTGCGCCATCGATTGCTCGGGCGTGTGGGGCGGGCCCGACCGCCTGGACATGTGCGGTGTGTGTGACGCGGACGCGGGCAACGACTGCAGCCAGGATTGCGCGAGCACCTGGGGAGGGACCGCCCAGGCGGACATGTGCGGCACCTGCGATTCCAACGTCTTCAACGACTGCGTGCAGGACTGCTCCGGCACGTGGGGCGGCGCCGCAACCGTCGACCGTTGCGGTACTTGCGACGCGGACCGGAGTAACGACTGCATCTGCCTCGGGGTGACATGTCCTGCTTCGGGGCCTTGCTTCGAGGGCTATTGTGACCTGCCCTCCGACACCTGCATGGAGCGACCCTTCCCCGATGGCACGACGTGCCTGAGCGCGGGAACGGAGATCTGCGTCGACGCCGCGTGCGTCACGCGGCGTTGTCAGGATGGTTTTCTCGAAGACGGCCCGACCCCCGCGCGGGAGCTCTGCGACGACCGGAACGCGGACGCCGGCGACCTCTGCGACACGAGCTGCCGCGATCAGGCCTTCGTCATCCCGGAGGC
This window of the Sandaracinaceae bacterium genome carries:
- a CDS encoding beta-galactosidase, which produces MNLGFAAVETYVPWSVHEVEAGRYDFGELDRRKDVGAFLDLAHTLGLRAIVRPGPHINAELTHFGIPERVLLDPQCQARSPRGNPVMLYFPPRMFPVPSYASEAYLAEVGRWFDAVTAQLAPRIRPHGPVEWVQIDNEAGYYFRNGPYGQDFHPDARAGFRAFVQARHGTLPAAAQAHGRAYGGIMDIHPPERFEPSEALGLHLDWAAFQEHLLTRSLVTMRDRLCTPDLGRVKTFHNISLGEAGLPMSLPALAQELDVVGLDYYHRAEEFETIRRRTLYLAGTTPGAYAPELGAGGPPWFPPMRADESLFCALVACAHGLRSFNAYMAVDRDRWYGAPLDERGQRRPGADEWERLLRALDEVEFEAMQRPARVGIVWPRSYLRLSRATHVYGPFSPSIMEVVSGSPVHGCRQDALGHADVVQVAWWERCEAVAAALTRLRVPFVYVDGDAPDAAWESLGLVIAPTYDFFDRPLAVRLAACAVGGARVVCGPRRPRRDEHGREHAFDELAQARLELLRDPDETLATHATELQLAREPDLGEGLCVTAHVHPRGHRVLFIVNPGSEPRRATLPAEIRASARDLLLPPSQRGPLGDSLLVARQSVRMLLVPADPANGATP
- a CDS encoding RNA-binding protein yields the protein MSSKLFCGGLAWGTTDETLRSAFEPFGEVTDAKVVQDRETGRSRGFGFVTFATPELASSARDQMDGASLDGRKIRVDIAQERQGGGGGGGGGAGGPRRSGGGGGGGYGGGGGGGGGGGGGGGGGGYGGGGGREGGGGGGGYRDDRAGRGGGRGGRPGGGGGGGGRGGRDGGGGRGGDW